Genomic segment of Paenibacillus polymyxa:
TACATGCGAGGCATTGAGGTTATTGCTCCTAAACAGTAAGTGTTGCATTCTTAGAAGTTCTGTGGTAAAATAATTTTGTTGCGCCTGAGTATGTTTAAAAGGGAAGCAGCTTTATCCATTTACCACCTGGAGAGGTACCGAAGCGGTCATAACGGGGCGGTCTTGAAAACCGTTAGAGTGCAAGCTCACATGGGTTCGAATCCCATCCTCTCCGTCAGTTTAATAATTTCCTTGCTGCATAAGGATTTGTAGCAAGTATGATTGAAACGCACTTTACCGTTGGATAGCGGTGTGGTGCGTTTTTTTGTGTTCGTGACCGTTGGATAAACATCTGACGGAGGTATAGGATTATGAATACAAACACGGGGGGCAAACCGCGTAAACGCGGGCAGCGGAAGAATAGTTTGGACATTCCCCAGCGGTTTCTCGACCGTCTGAGTCCATCGGTTTTGGAAACGTCTCGGGTGGCGCAGGATGAGAGAGCGAGCGTATCGCCTGAGATTCTGACACTGGAGGGGCTGTTCAAACGCTATTACACCGCATACTCTATTTTTTTCATACATCAGTTTGCAGGCCCATAATCAATTGCAACTAATATCTCGACAGGTCAGATCATTGTATTCCAAATATATCTTGCAGATAGTTATCAAGAATACGAAGGGGCTCGTGTAAAGCTTGGTTTGGAAACTTATGAGTTACCTTATAGCATATTCTTGGAGGCACCGATACCGATAGTTTCTGAAGAACAAAATCTCCCATCCGCATCATATGTGCGCCAATCGAAGCGGGAACTATCGACCATTGTCTGGCGTCCTTCAAAAAAGTAGTGATGAGTCCCGCTGAGTCCAGATGAACACGGGACGGGCAAAGAGGGTCCCACCACTGGTCATGTCTGAATTGAAACTCTCTATTCCAATTTATGAAGACTTCGTCTTGCGCCGCCAATTCTTCCATTTCAACAGTATCTCCGGCCTGCCGCCCCGACACAGCCAGGCGCAACAGCATCATTTCTTCAGTAAAAAACGGTTTAACAGTGACACTAGGCGACACGATTTCTCGCACCACAAACGCCACATCCATCTCGCGCCGCTCAATACTATCAAAAGCTTCCTGAGTATGCTGCGTACGAATTTGCAGTCGGATGGACGGGGTATGCTGATTAAGCATTCTATATACAGGAGGCAAAACAAATTGACTTATACTTTCGGCAGCGCTTATTGCCAGACTTAACTGCGAACCGCTAGCCTGCAAGATTTGTGTTTCCCTCCAGAGAGCATCCCATCTTTCCGCAATGCTAAAAAAGTTTTCCCCTTTTGGGGTCAGACTGGTTTTGGGTGCCCCTTTTCTTCGCTCAACCAAAAGGCCACCCATTTCCTGTTCCAATGTCTTTAACCGATAGCTCACCGTAGCTTGTGACAGGTGCAGCAATTCGGCCGCTTTGCTTATACTCTCGGTCCGTACGATAGCTAAAAACGCTTCAATCCCAGGAAAATACATAGAATACCTCCTCAATATATAGAAATGATTAATATAGTTCACAAAATATTTGAGTTTTACAACATTATTCTTTATGTTTAAAATTATCTTTAATAAAGACGAGGGGTCAAATTTTATTATAGTGCGTTTTCATATTCCCAGGTATTCATGCCGGTAATATTGGTTGTAAGGTAGCGCAGCGTCTTGGAAACTTTGAGGCATATGGTCCGATCCTGCAGCGCCTAAATGCACCGATCAATGACCTTTCAAGAGGTTTTACTGCCGATGAAGTCTATAATATGGAAATAATTACTTCTTCCTCAAAAGGATAAAATGAAGATCATCAAACGGGTTTTCTTCGAAGAATGGTATAGGTAATGAAAGGTGGTTTAGCAATGAAGATTCTCATAGTTGGCTATTTTAGC
This window contains:
- a CDS encoding LysR family transcriptional regulator; translation: MYFPGIEAFLAIVRTESISKAAELLHLSQATVSYRLKTLEQEMGGLLVERRKGAPKTSLTPKGENFFSIAERWDALWRETQILQASGSQLSLAISAAESISQFVLPPVYRMLNQHTPSIRLQIRTQHTQEAFDSIERREMDVAFVVREIVSPSVTVKPFFTEEMMLLRLAVSGRQAGDTVEMEELAAQDEVFINWNREFQFRHDQWWDPLCPSRVHLDSAGLITTFLKDARQWSIVPASIGAHMMRMGDFVLQKLSVSVPPRICYKVTHKFPNQALHEPLRILDNYLQDIFGIQ